From the genome of Miscanthus floridulus cultivar M001 chromosome 10, ASM1932011v1, whole genome shotgun sequence, one region includes:
- the LOC136488833 gene encoding endochitinase A1-like translates to MAETGQSPGSKPSGKCLVSANLGPAWQLLLQHAGVGVSSTMAHAKERLCPLRAEQAAENYWRDLEPSDIIEESVNLELPAMENNSQPPAPAAPAAKVTPPANEPPKTTQPSSNLEVVPVASRTAAMDGSAAQPQRGTAVGSVPLRSVQQHPQPLSLQVLALAGTGTGSMFGPTAQCGATMPRSPTAVGSLACRPVQQTNPVVFGQGSSSSNQAMQGSSSTQAVAMTALAAATHGPTAQHGAAVPGWLPRAALLPSYRVVRPTKLIVKKLPAPPPPKLPVYRPPPPPRPELPRSSAAGNALLPSSSDTGFCVLNMQADPPSPDQVTMAEEGSDSEGGGGSGDDVQMLDLNFPPVSNNEEN, encoded by the exons ATGGCCGAGACAGGGCAATCACCAGGGAGCAAGCCATCTGGGAAGTGCCTAGTCTCCGCCAATCTGGGGCCAGCATGGCAACTGCTCCTGCAGCATGCGGGCGTCGGCGTCTCTAGCACCATGGCACATGCCAAGGAACGACTCTGCCCCCTGCGTGCT GAACAAGCGGCAGAAAACTATTGGCGAGATCTAGAACCAAGTGATATAATCGAGGAGAG TGTGAACTTGGAGCTACCTGCCATGGAAAACAACTCCCAGCCACCTGCACCAGCGGCTCCTGCTGCAAAGGTCACGCCGCCAGCCAATGAGCCCCCCAAGACCACGCAGCCTTCCTCCAACCTTGAGGTGGTGCCCGTGGCCTCTAGGACTGCAGCAATGGACGGCTCTGCTGCTCAACCTCAACGTGGCACTGCCGTCGGGTCTGTGCCATTGAGGTCGGTGCAGCAGCACCCCCAACCATTGTCGCTGCAGGTCCTTGCGCTAGCTGGCACTGGCACTGGGTCCATGTTTGGCCCCACTGCTCAGTGTGGTGCCACCATGCCAAGGTCACCAACCGCTGTCGGGTCTCTGGCGTGCAGGCCCGTGCAGCAAACAAATCCTGTTGTTTTTGGACAGGGTTCATCATCCAGCAACCAGGCAATGCAGGGTTCATCCAGCACCCAGGCAGTGGCAATGACAGCTCTCGCTGCAGCCACGCATGGCCCCACTGCTCAGCATGGTGCTGCCGTGCCAGGGTGGTTGCCTCGTGCTGCCTTGCTTCCATCGTACAGGGTGGTGCGCCCAACAAAGCTTATTGTCAAGAAGCTCCCGGCTCCTCCACCGCCCAAGCTGCCTGTTTACAGGCCCCCTCCACCGCCTAGGCCTGAACTGCCCCGCAGCTCTGCTGCAGGCAATGCACTGCTTCCATCGTCATCGGATACAGGCTTTTGTGTCTTAAACATGCAGGCAGATCCACCATCACCAGACCAAGTGACAATGGCAGAGGAGGGATCTGACTCAGAGGGCGGCGGTGGCAGCGGAGATGACGTGCAGATGCTGGACTTAAACTTCCCACCAGTTTCAAACAACGAGGAAAATTAG